TCGGAGTTCTTGGCCATCCGCGTCTCGACCTCGTAGTCCACGCGGTTCTTGTAGCCAAGGAGCTGGGCGGCCTCGGCGCGCAGCTTGATGAGCTTCTCCAAAATGCGGATGTTGCGCGTCCCGCCGCGGCGTTTGTGCGCGATGTAGAGCTTGTGGCGCGTGGCCTCGTTTTCGCAAAACTCCTGCGCGGCGCCGTACGTGGGCGCGTCCATCCCCACGAGGTAGAGATCGCCGCTGCGGGGGGTGCGGTTCAGCACGTCCTCGGGCAGTCCCTTCAGCTCCTCGGCGGTGCAGGCGACCTTGGTCTCGTCCTCCGCGATGTTCTGATCGAACTCGATGCTCAGCTTGTTGAGCTCGACCTCGATCTCTTGGAGGCGCTTTCGCTTCTCGGGGGTGAGATCCATGCCGGCGCGCCGGTAATCGCGGAGGGTGTGCTCGAGAAGTCGCTTCTCCTCGCCTTCCAGCTTTGGATTCGTTGCGGCATAGGCCTTCACGGCCTTGTACAAATCTTCGTTCTTGCCAAGGGCGATCGACCAGTTGCTCACCTCCTCGTCGGCCGCCCGGGCCGCGTCGCGCTCGGCGGGATCCGTCGAGACGAACTGCATGAAGAGCGTGAGGGACGTCTCGCGATCCAGTCGCGCGAGGACGCGGTCGAGGGCACCGAGGGTGTTGTCGAAATTGCGCTTTGAGTCGGGGACGGCGACGATCCAGTCGATCCCGGCCTCAGCCTTCTTGAGTGCCGCGGCGACCGCCGGCGGAATCTTCGTGTCTTCGGAGCGTGGAGTCCCGAACGCCGGGGCGAACGCGGCTGCCACCAGCATCGCCGCCGCTAGGGCGAACTTGAGGGATCGCTGAAACTTCATCATTGTTCTCCTTCATACGCGTCCGAGGCGCCCCGCGTCAAGGCTTGGCGCATCGAACCCTGCCGATGCGTCGTCGCTACCCTAACGATGGAACCCCAAAACTTGGTGCCGACGCTCGCCTGTCTGTTCTTCGCCGCGGCGTTTCTCCAATCGAGCTTGGACAAGCTGTTCGATCGGCAGGGCAACCTCGAGTTTCTGCAGGGCCACTTCGCCAAGACCCCGCTAGCCCGTTTCGTGCCGGCGATGCTGCTCTCCGTGACAGTCATGGAGTTTGCGAGCGGGGTGCTCTGCCTGGTGGGCGCGGCCTCCCTCTGGTTCTTCCCCGGAGACTGGGCCACGGTCGGGCTCGGGTTGGCGGCGACCACGTTGCTCATGCTCTTCACCGGCCAGCGCATCGCCAAGGATTATGTGGGGGCGGCGGTGCTTGCCGGGTACTTCGCAGTCGCTCTGATCGGGTTGGCGGCGCTGCCGCTCGCGGTAGGTACGTAGTCGCTCTTACCAGGCTTCAGAGGGGCTCTCCACGATCCGACAATTGCAGGGATGGAAACGCAGGGAAGCCCTGAAAGCCCGACGCTGGGATGCGTCCTAACCCATTTGAGCCGGGCGCTCGACCTCGGTGAGGGCGTGCCCGCCGGCCACGCATTTCGAACCGCGCGGATCGCTCAACGGCTCGCCGTCGAGCTGGGTCTGTCGGAGGGCGAGCGCTGGAGCCTGTACTGGGCGGCCCTGCTCAAAGACAGCGGAGGCTCGGCGAGCGCCGCTCCGATCGCCGAGGCTTTTCGCTGCGACGACGTCGCGAGCAAAGGAGCCATCAAGTTCGTGGACTGGAGCCAAGCCAGCCACACGACCCGCTTTGCGGTCACGCAGATGGGACCCCAACGCTCTTGGCTGGCCCGGCTGCGCTACTTCGCCGGGATGACCGTTTCTCCGAGCAGGGTGCTGGAGGAGGCGATTCGCGTCCGCAGCGCCCGAGGGGCGGGGATCGTGCGCACTCTGGGGCTTGGGGAGGATGTCGCCCGCGCGATTCTCTCGCTCGACGAGCACTGGGATGGCCAGGGTGGTCCCGAAGGACTTTCCGAGCGTGCCATTCCGGTTCTGGCCCGGGTCCTTTGCCTGAGCCAGACCCTCGAAGTGTTCACGACAGCCGAGGGTGGACACGTCGGCTACGACGTGGCGCAGGAGCGTGCGGGACGTTGGTTCGATCCCGACATGGTGCGGGCAGCGCTCGCCTTCGAAACCGATACCGAGTTTTGGCGCGATCACGCCCGGCATGCCCAGGGAGAGCCAGTCGAGCTGGAGACGCCTCCGCTGGCAGAGTCGCGCGAGTCCGGGGCGATCGATCGCTTGAGCGAGGCCTTTGCAGGGATCGTCGATGCCAAGTCTGCGTTTACTGGGGAGCACTCCGCGCGCGTGGCACGCTACGCGGGCGCAATCGCCGCCTACTTCGAGCTTTCCGAGGTCCAATGCGGGCGCCTCCGCCGCGCGGCGCTGCTGCACGATTTGGGCAATCTCGCGGTTCCGAACACCGTACTCGACAAAGCCGGGGGCCTGACTCCCGAGGAGTTCCAGATCGTGAAGACCCACGCGCGACGCTCGTACGAAATCCTGCACGGCATCGAGGGATTTGCGCGCGTGGCGGAGATCGCCGCCGCCCACCACGAGCGGTTGGATGGACGCGGCTACTGGCGCGGACTGGACGCAGACCAGTTGGATCTCGAGATGCGCATCCTCGCCGTGGCGGAACAGTTCGACGCGCTCTCCGCGCAACGCCCGTACCGGGCCGCCCTTCCGTTGGACGAGGTGCTGCGGCTTCTCAAACGGGAGGCGGACGTCGGCATCGACGCGGACTGCGTCGAGGCCGTGCACGCCATCTTCGGCAATCGGCGTCAGGCCCTGGCCGCCTAGGGCGCCCTGCTAGAATCCTAGGAATGGACTCCGAGAAGCGCGTGTTCAGCGAAAAGGAGGCTTCCGAAATCGTGCAGCGCGCGGCGAGGCTCCACGAGGCGGCATTCGAGTCGTCGACGCCCTACACCCCCGGGATCACGCGCGAGGAGCTGGTGCGCATCGCCAAGGAGATCGGGGTCGACCCCAAGTTCATCGAGCAGGCGATTCTCGAGGGGGCTGGGCCGGAGAGCCGAAAGGGCGTCTTGCATCTCACCGAGGAGTTCGAACAGGTCGTCCAGGGCGAGCTGAGCCCGGATCGGTTCGATCTTGTTCTCGACGAGCTCAAGGTCATGAACCGCCATCAGGGGGTGGGGGCCACCCAGGTCGGCCGCACGTTGCAGGCGACGCACTGGACCGGGTTGTCGCAAGCCCAGGTCCAGATCACGTCGCGCAGCGGCCGCACGCGCGTGAATGTGAAGTCCAACGCGCTTTT
The Fimbriimonadaceae bacterium DNA segment above includes these coding regions:
- a CDS encoding HD domain-containing protein, producing METQGSPESPTLGCVLTHLSRALDLGEGVPAGHAFRTARIAQRLAVELGLSEGERWSLYWAALLKDSGGSASAAPIAEAFRCDDVASKGAIKFVDWSQASHTTRFAVTQMGPQRSWLARLRYFAGMTVSPSRVLEEAIRVRSARGAGIVRTLGLGEDVARAILSLDEHWDGQGGPEGLSERAIPVLARVLCLSQTLEVFTTAEGGHVGYDVAQERAGRWFDPDMVRAALAFETDTEFWRDHARHAQGEPVELETPPLAESRESGAIDRLSEAFAGIVDAKSAFTGEHSARVARYAGAIAAYFELSEVQCGRLRRAALLHDLGNLAVPNTVLDKAGGLTPEEFQIVKTHARRSYEILHGIEGFARVAEIAAAHHERLDGRGYWRGLDADQLDLEMRILAVAEQFDALSAQRPYRAALPLDEVLRLLKREADVGIDADCVEAVHAIFGNRRQALAA